From a single Micromonospora carbonacea genomic region:
- a CDS encoding AraC family transcriptional regulator, translating to MSENRTKRSTGPEPVTHTLVETIDPERAHDLIARNFGDHRAQISGPRRRFYYRRRTLLADELAMDTMRYTLSAQAETPPYPGFAAVALTRGRCAIVGRQEELRLSPGTVGRYPESPSTLVAEDVAARIVRLPLPRIAAVAALRTGLPSADFRFITMTPVSPAMAALWQSVTAFVHRELTEDDAAIHSPLVRAGLVSLIAATAVAVFPNTTMTVPYLPSPRSIRSAVVRRATDFIEAHAAEPLTVVQIAAACDVGPRALQVAFQRHHGQSPMGLLRAVRLRRAHHDLENAMPGQTVTEMARRWGFAHTGRFAQAYRKEYGCLPHDTLRQTAL from the coding sequence GTGAGCGAGAATCGAACGAAACGTTCCACCGGGCCGGAGCCAGTCACCCACACCCTTGTAGAGACAATCGACCCTGAACGCGCGCACGACCTGATAGCACGCAACTTCGGCGATCACCGTGCCCAGATCTCCGGGCCTCGCCGTCGCTTCTACTACCGTCGACGCACCCTGCTCGCAGACGAGCTGGCGATGGACACGATGCGGTACACGCTTAGCGCGCAGGCCGAGACTCCGCCCTATCCCGGCTTCGCCGCGGTAGCCCTGACTCGCGGCCGATGCGCGATCGTCGGCCGGCAGGAGGAGTTACGCCTGAGCCCCGGCACGGTAGGGCGCTATCCCGAGTCGCCTTCCACCCTAGTCGCCGAGGATGTGGCGGCCCGCATCGTCCGGTTGCCCCTGCCCCGCATCGCCGCAGTCGCCGCGCTCCGCACCGGGCTGCCCTCCGCTGATTTCCGCTTCATCACCATGACGCCCGTCTCCCCCGCCATGGCAGCCCTGTGGCAGTCGGTCACCGCATTCGTGCACCGAGAACTCACCGAGGACGACGCCGCGATCCACAGCCCTCTCGTGCGAGCCGGCCTCGTCAGCCTCATCGCCGCCACCGCCGTGGCCGTCTTTCCGAACACCACCATGACCGTGCCCTACCTCCCGAGCCCGCGGAGTATCCGCTCCGCGGTGGTTCGCCGCGCCACCGACTTCATCGAGGCGCACGCCGCCGAGCCCTTGACCGTCGTCCAGATCGCCGCAGCCTGCGACGTCGGTCCGCGCGCGTTGCAGGTCGCCTTTCAGCGGCACCATGGGCAGAGCCCGATGGGGCTTCTGCGTGCCGTCCGGCTACGTCGGGCGCACCACGACCTGGAGAACGCCATGCCAGGACAGACCGTCACGGAGATGGCCCGCCGCTGGGGCTTTGCCCATACCGGACGGTTCGCTCAGGCATACCGCAAGGAATACGGCTGCCTTCCCCACGACACGCTGCGGCAGACGGCCCTGTAG
- a CDS encoding PqqD family protein, translated as MNSDESIVYKVRGDRVAWRISGDETVLLDTGRSVYFALDRCATSLWPHLVAGATAAQLAEVLAGQAAVQRDRAAADVRSFLADLEAAELLERI; from the coding sequence ATGAACAGCGACGAGTCCATCGTGTACAAGGTCCGGGGCGACCGGGTCGCGTGGCGGATCAGCGGCGACGAGACGGTGCTGCTGGACACCGGGCGGTCCGTCTACTTCGCGCTGGACCGCTGCGCCACCTCGCTCTGGCCGCACCTGGTGGCGGGGGCAACCGCCGCGCAACTGGCCGAGGTGCTCGCCGGGCAGGCCGCGGTGCAACGGGATCGAGCGGCGGCCGACGTGCGGTCGTTCCTGGCCGATCTGGAGGCCGCTGAACTGCTCGAACGCATCTGA
- a CDS encoding putative Ig domain-containing protein: MSLSHRLRRLAAPTVILALVVSALATAPASARDPVRERAAPAAATQPATPVTPIAKPAAKPVKPAAPAKPNAARKGGRAVVTWKAPDDHGSKLTGYVVTPYRDGKAQPAKSFDASKTSRQLTGLRSGGTYTFTVAARNAAGTGPASPRSRAAGPLALPSAPTVIAVFANSVGATLSWTPGPDGGSPVTNWVITPYIGGVRQPAQTLGPATTGVVTGLTPSVTYRFTVAARTAEGTGPESPLSPAVTTNVSPTLAFPVPEPGAVGVAYVAALDVTRGVPPFVWSVQSGSLPPGLTIRPHDGTLSGIPTAAGTYPLVVRVVDAAGNYGSRLIVLTINRAPRLENPAPPLGEVGAVYTDQLLVVGGTAPFAWSVVEGTLPPGLTLDPASGLLSGTPTAAGAYPVTIRVTDAFGLTDTQSFRILIQAASIVTLTSEAFVANFGSPVAFKVAIGPGVAEGTVTLVDVLPNGTDAPIGTFPVVFNASEFQVQMPAFGLNRFRVQYDSTNTNAVVNSNTVTVDVRAVPGQLMLSQFAQSGVNGPADQFVAVINTTSIDVPIAGFRIEAPGGFTITVPRSARPVAPAHGYLIAAPDYSLPDIEPDLVVPSLGTGGGFRVIASDVPGTVVDRAGSAPGFYEGTPLPAFTSPPFVTHAWSRLRVNGQPQDTDDNNVDLKLVATVYGPINGVPSALGAPSPRNALGAYQQNHIVQSTPLDPDMPISSAPNRVVNGNRLTLRFALTNRGATPVSQARIRITSLSQANGAPRPGDPSPPPPHGNLRVINPTTPTTEVTLTNGQTVLVNNLSLNLPSTYPPGGGLYSLLAVPIAFGGLGPGKTIYVSLTFATDTPGPYWVGWDVDALVSSPPSTAAKVAGATKKKIKPAGPMTGPFHQGGFRSGTLR; the protein is encoded by the coding sequence ATGTCCCTGTCGCACCGCCTCCGCCGGCTGGCCGCCCCGACGGTCATCCTCGCCCTCGTGGTGTCCGCCCTGGCGACGGCACCCGCCTCCGCCCGCGACCCGGTCCGCGAGCGGGCCGCGCCCGCCGCGGCGACGCAACCGGCCACCCCGGTCACACCGATCGCCAAGCCGGCGGCGAAGCCCGTCAAGCCGGCCGCACCCGCGAAGCCCAATGCCGCCCGCAAGGGCGGCCGGGCCGTGGTGACCTGGAAGGCCCCCGACGACCACGGCAGCAAGCTCACCGGGTACGTGGTGACCCCCTACCGCGACGGCAAGGCGCAGCCGGCGAAGTCCTTCGACGCGTCGAAGACCAGCCGCCAGCTCACCGGCCTGCGCTCTGGCGGCACGTACACCTTCACCGTCGCCGCGCGCAACGCGGCCGGGACCGGGCCGGCGAGCCCGCGTTCCCGCGCCGCCGGGCCGCTGGCCCTGCCGTCCGCGCCGACCGTCATCGCCGTCTTCGCCAACAGCGTCGGCGCGACGCTGAGCTGGACCCCGGGCCCCGACGGCGGCTCCCCGGTCACCAACTGGGTGATCACCCCCTACATCGGCGGCGTGCGACAGCCCGCCCAGACCCTCGGCCCCGCCACCACCGGCGTCGTCACCGGCCTCACCCCCAGCGTCACCTACCGGTTCACCGTGGCCGCCCGCACCGCCGAGGGCACCGGGCCGGAGTCACCGCTGTCCCCGGCGGTGACCACCAACGTCTCGCCCACCCTGGCGTTCCCCGTCCCGGAGCCGGGCGCCGTGGGCGTCGCCTACGTGGCCGCCCTGGACGTCACCCGCGGCGTCCCGCCGTTCGTCTGGTCTGTCCAGTCGGGCAGCCTCCCGCCGGGGTTGACCATCCGCCCCCACGACGGCACCCTCTCCGGCATCCCGACCGCCGCCGGCACCTACCCGCTCGTGGTCCGGGTCGTCGACGCGGCCGGCAACTACGGCTCCCGGCTGATCGTGCTCACCATCAACCGGGCCCCCAGACTGGAGAACCCGGCACCGCCGCTCGGCGAGGTCGGCGCGGTCTACACCGACCAACTCCTCGTCGTCGGCGGGACCGCGCCCTTCGCCTGGTCCGTGGTCGAGGGCACGCTGCCCCCGGGGCTGACCCTGGACCCGGCCAGCGGGCTGCTCTCTGGCACGCCCACCGCGGCCGGGGCCTACCCCGTGACGATCCGGGTCACCGACGCGTTCGGCCTCACCGACACCCAGAGCTTCCGGATCCTCATCCAGGCGGCCAGCATCGTGACGCTGACCTCCGAAGCCTTCGTCGCCAACTTCGGCAGCCCGGTCGCCTTCAAGGTGGCGATCGGCCCCGGCGTCGCCGAGGGCACGGTCACCCTGGTCGACGTCCTGCCCAACGGCACCGACGCTCCGATCGGCACCTTCCCGGTGGTGTTCAACGCCTCCGAGTTCCAGGTGCAGATGCCCGCGTTCGGGCTCAACCGGTTCCGGGTCCAGTACGACAGCACCAACACCAACGCGGTCGTCAACTCCAACACGGTCACCGTTGACGTGCGGGCCGTGCCGGGGCAGCTCATGCTGAGCCAGTTCGCCCAGTCCGGCGTCAACGGCCCCGCCGACCAGTTCGTCGCGGTGATCAACACGACGTCGATCGACGTGCCCATCGCCGGCTTCCGGATCGAGGCCCCGGGCGGGTTCACGATCACCGTGCCGCGAAGCGCCCGGCCGGTGGCGCCGGCACACGGCTACCTGATCGCCGCCCCCGACTACTCGCTGCCCGACATCGAGCCCGACCTCGTCGTCCCGTCCCTCGGGACCGGCGGAGGCTTCCGGGTGATCGCCTCCGACGTCCCCGGCACCGTGGTGGACAGGGCCGGCTCGGCACCCGGCTTCTACGAGGGCACCCCACTGCCCGCGTTCACCAGCCCGCCCTTCGTCACGCACGCCTGGTCCCGGTTGCGGGTCAACGGTCAACCGCAGGACACCGACGACAACAACGTCGACCTCAAGCTGGTGGCCACCGTCTACGGGCCGATCAACGGGGTGCCGTCCGCGCTCGGCGCCCCGTCACCGCGCAACGCCCTGGGCGCCTACCAGCAGAACCACATCGTCCAGTCCACCCCGCTCGATCCGGACATGCCCATCTCCTCCGCGCCCAACCGGGTGGTCAACGGAAACCGCCTGACACTGCGGTTCGCCCTCACCAACCGGGGTGCCACACCCGTCAGCCAGGCCCGGATCCGGATCACCTCGCTCAGCCAGGCCAACGGCGCGCCGAGGCCGGGCGACCCGAGCCCGCCACCGCCACACGGCAACCTACGGGTCATCAACCCGACCACGCCCACCACCGAGGTCACGCTGACCAACGGCCAGACCGTCCTCGTCAACAACCTGTCGCTGAACCTGCCGTCCACCTACCCGCCCGGCGGTGGCCTGTACAGCCTGCTGGCGGTCCCGATCGCCTTCGGTGGCCTCGGCCCCGGCAAGACGATCTACGTCTCGCTGACCTTCGCCACCGACACCCCGGGACCGTACTGGGTCGGCTGGGACGTCGACGCCCTCGTCAGCTCCCCGCCGTCGACCGCTGCGAAGGTGGCCGGTGCCACGAAGAAGAAGATCAAGCCGGCCGGGCCCATGACCGGCCCGTTCCACCAGGGCGGTTTCCGCAGCGGCACGCTGCGCTGA
- a CDS encoding nucleotidyltransferase family protein yields the protein MTLPAALYCLALDETAAATHAALRDRGVDSILLKGAGLARRLGVERTYGDVDLLVDPARFTTAEEALGDLGYRVEIPGARPDDWAHWHERLWRAPSPGGLAVDLHRGFHGVGDPAAFWAALWADAEPMPLAGRTVAVPSAAAAALLVALHAAHPGGSPRPRTDLDLAVRVFDAGTWWAAAALAGATGATRTFAFGLRLTPAGGELARRLALPTATSALHRLLHGQGAPAAYQLARAAELPATRDRLAYLARRLAPSPAAMRHSRAIARRGRSGLALAYLLRFARAGWQVSRAIPEYRRAARLARRPSGD from the coding sequence ATGACCCTGCCCGCCGCGCTGTACTGCCTGGCCCTCGACGAGACCGCCGCCGCCACCCACGCCGCCCTGCGCGACCGGGGCGTCGACAGCATCCTGCTCAAGGGAGCAGGGCTGGCCCGCCGACTCGGCGTCGAACGCACCTACGGCGACGTCGACCTGCTGGTCGACCCGGCCCGCTTCACCACCGCCGAGGAGGCGCTCGGCGACCTCGGCTACCGGGTGGAGATCCCTGGTGCCCGCCCCGACGACTGGGCACACTGGCACGAACGGCTGTGGCGGGCCCCCAGCCCGGGCGGGCTGGCCGTCGACCTGCACCGGGGTTTCCACGGCGTCGGCGACCCCGCCGCCTTCTGGGCAGCGCTGTGGGCGGACGCCGAGCCGATGCCGCTCGCGGGCCGCACGGTCGCCGTGCCGTCCGCCGCCGCGGCGGCGCTGCTGGTCGCGCTACACGCCGCGCACCCGGGCGGCTCCCCACGCCCCCGCACCGACCTGGACCTGGCGGTACGGGTGTTCGACGCCGGCACCTGGTGGGCCGCCGCCGCCCTCGCCGGGGCGACCGGCGCGACCCGGACCTTCGCCTTCGGGCTGCGCCTGACCCCCGCCGGAGGCGAGCTGGCCCGGCGGCTGGCCCTGCCGACGGCCACCTCGGCGCTGCACCGCCTCCTCCACGGGCAGGGCGCGCCGGCGGCGTACCAGCTCGCCCGGGCCGCCGAACTGCCGGCCACCCGCGACCGGCTCGCCTACCTGGCCCGGCGGCTGGCCCCCTCCCCTGCCGCGATGCGCCACAGCCGGGCCATCGCCCGCCGGGGCCGGTCCGGGCTCGCCCTGGCCTACCTGCTCCGCTTCGCGCGGGCCGGCTGGCAGGTGTCCCGGGCGATTCCCGAGTACCGCCGCGCCGCCCGCCTGGCCCGCCGGCCCTCCGGTGACTGA
- a CDS encoding lasso peptide biosynthesis B2 protein, translating to MTDRHRPTLSRRLSLVLGPPLRLLRRHGPHGLRVAAWTVRARRRVRRQVAHGGLDAVRPPAPPPGPDADREVVLAALRRTGANCLERSLVLQRWDAAHWVPRTLVIGVTAPSTGFHAHAWLDGDPDPHRAGMNELLRRPPDPGWLPDADEPGADPSRSGRARRRAHASEPGQARSTRP from the coding sequence GTGACTGACCGCCACCGCCCAACGCTCTCCCGGCGGCTGTCCCTGGTGCTGGGGCCGCCGCTGCGGCTGCTGCGCCGGCACGGCCCGCACGGCCTGCGCGTCGCGGCCTGGACGGTCCGGGCCCGTCGCCGCGTCCGCCGGCAGGTCGCCCACGGCGGCCTCGACGCCGTCCGCCCGCCCGCCCCACCGCCCGGCCCGGACGCCGACCGCGAGGTGGTGCTCGCGGCGCTGCGCCGCACCGGCGCGAACTGCCTGGAGCGGTCCCTGGTGCTGCAACGCTGGGACGCCGCCCACTGGGTCCCGCGCACCCTGGTCATCGGGGTGACCGCGCCCAGCACCGGCTTCCACGCCCACGCCTGGCTCGACGGCGACCCCGACCCGCACCGGGCGGGAATGAACGAACTGCTGCGCCGTCCGCCGGACCCCGGCTGGCTGCCCGACGCTGACGAGCCCGGGGCCGACCCTTCCCGCTCCGGACGCGCCCGGCGGCGGGCCCACGCAAGCGAGCCGGGTCAGGCCCGCTCGACCAGGCCGTAA
- a CDS encoding asparagine synthase-related protein — protein MRWPTAYDLATGLVQGVDPDAPAPPPAAESTTPLAALEAAVLPALRRSPCVLSFSGGLDSSLVLAVAARVARREGLPDPVPVTWRFRGAPRADESSWQDEVIGALGLRGTWQVLTADDDLDLVGPVAGRFLHRYGLRHPLNLHLHLPIVELAAGGSLLTGVGGDQVLAGWRLPASASVPAYLRRTAGRVRARLLGSHRQGAEVFPWLRREAANEILRTHRAEQRAEPDRLADRIAWHLRRRDLRITMASFDLVADDHDVAVGHPLLDPTFVAALVGWAGRRKRPPRAELLAGIATGELPAVVIAPRAKAHFLEVFLRAPTREFVRGWDGGGVDTSVVDPGRLRAVWARWPVPECTSGLVQHLWLRQNPPGPSVRPVVGGGTEVPS, from the coding sequence ATGCGCTGGCCCACCGCGTACGACCTGGCTACCGGATTGGTGCAGGGGGTGGACCCTGACGCGCCCGCGCCACCCCCGGCTGCCGAATCGACGACGCCGCTGGCCGCCCTGGAGGCGGCGGTGCTGCCCGCGCTGCGCCGTTCGCCCTGTGTGCTCAGCTTCTCCGGCGGACTGGACTCCTCGCTGGTGCTCGCAGTCGCCGCCCGGGTCGCCCGCCGGGAGGGGCTACCCGACCCGGTGCCGGTCACCTGGCGGTTCCGGGGCGCGCCCCGGGCGGACGAGTCGTCCTGGCAGGACGAGGTGATCGGGGCGCTGGGCCTGCGCGGGACCTGGCAGGTGCTGACCGCCGACGATGACCTGGACCTGGTCGGGCCGGTGGCCGGCCGCTTCCTGCACCGCTATGGCCTGCGGCATCCGCTGAACCTGCACCTACACCTGCCGATCGTCGAGCTGGCGGCCGGTGGGTCGCTGCTTACCGGGGTCGGCGGCGACCAGGTGCTCGCCGGGTGGCGGCTGCCCGCCTCGGCATCGGTGCCAGCGTACCTGCGCCGGACGGCTGGGCGGGTTCGCGCGCGGCTGCTGGGGAGCCATCGGCAGGGCGCCGAGGTCTTCCCCTGGCTGCGGCGTGAGGCGGCCAACGAGATCCTGCGGACGCACCGTGCCGAACAGCGCGCCGAGCCGGACCGGCTGGCTGATCGGATCGCCTGGCATCTGCGCCGTCGAGACCTGCGGATTACCATGGCCAGCTTCGATCTGGTCGCCGACGACCACGACGTGGCGGTCGGGCACCCGTTGCTCGACCCGACGTTCGTCGCCGCGCTCGTCGGCTGGGCCGGCCGGCGGAAACGCCCGCCCCGGGCCGAGCTGCTCGCCGGGATCGCCACCGGTGAGCTGCCCGCCGTCGTGATCGCGCCCCGGGCCAAGGCACACTTCCTGGAGGTGTTCCTGCGCGCGCCGACCCGCGAGTTCGTACGCGGCTGGGACGGCGGCGGCGTCGACACCAGCGTGGTCGACCCGGGCCGCCTGCGTGCGGTGTGGGCCCGCTGGCCGGTGCCGGAGTGCACGTCCGGGCTCGTACAGCACCTGTGGTTGAGGCAGAATCCACCGGGGCCGTCGGTGCGTCCGGTGGTCGGCGGCGGCACGGAGGTGCCCTCGTGA
- a CDS encoding ABC transporter permease, translated as MTAGLAAGGVAHPADAGTAAGKRASAFAVLCALAVRDLAERRRLVPPLALDLAFGIVNLAVFLLVSRVLSVPADGALAGSPSYFDFVAVGITFMLVVQAATSQVTARLGQEQRDGTLEMLVTQPVPRWLLALGMAGYPFLLALLRSGCYLALLGLVFGLHVGRAEWPGVVLILVASAAAMLALGIGLMAFTVAFGRGDLVARLLLVGLSFVSGTYFPVAVLSGVPDWATAALPSRIALDGLRHALAGQPWAGDLLVLLAGTAVLLPASLWLFDLSLRLACRRGTLNRD; from the coding sequence GTGACAGCCGGGCTGGCGGCGGGCGGCGTCGCCCACCCGGCCGACGCCGGGACCGCCGCGGGCAAGCGGGCGAGCGCGTTCGCGGTGCTGTGCGCCTTGGCCGTACGGGACCTCGCCGAGCGCCGCCGCCTGGTCCCGCCGCTGGCGCTCGACCTGGCGTTCGGCATCGTCAACCTGGCAGTCTTCCTGCTGGTCTCCCGGGTGCTCAGTGTTCCCGCCGACGGTGCCCTTGCCGGCTCGCCCAGCTACTTCGACTTCGTGGCGGTCGGCATCACGTTCATGCTCGTGGTGCAGGCGGCCACCAGCCAGGTCACCGCCCGGTTGGGCCAGGAACAGCGGGACGGCACCCTGGAGATGCTGGTGACCCAGCCGGTGCCGAGGTGGCTGCTCGCCCTCGGCATGGCGGGCTACCCGTTCCTGCTCGCGCTGCTGCGCTCCGGCTGCTACCTCGCCCTACTCGGCCTGGTGTTCGGCTTGCACGTCGGCCGAGCGGAGTGGCCCGGGGTGGTGCTGATCCTCGTGGCCTCGGCGGCGGCGATGCTTGCCCTCGGTATCGGGTTGATGGCTTTCACTGTGGCGTTCGGCCGCGGTGACCTGGTGGCCCGCCTCCTGCTCGTTGGGCTCTCGTTCGTCTCCGGCACGTACTTCCCGGTGGCGGTGCTGTCGGGAGTGCCGGACTGGGCGACGGCCGCGCTGCCCAGCCGGATCGCCCTCGACGGCCTGCGACACGCCCTGGCCGGGCAGCCGTGGGCCGGTGACCTGCTCGTCCTGCTCGCCGGCACGGCGGTGCTGCTGCCGGCATCGCTCTGGCTCTTCGACCTGTCGCTGCGCCTGGCCTGCCGCCGGGGCACGCTCAACCGGGACTGA
- a CDS encoding ABC transporter ATP-binding protein: MLSLRGASRWFGRHPVFTGLDLDVPAGTRLLVTGGNGSGKTTLLRCLAGALSLTGGEATVGGQPAGSRAARRLLAACLSPEQCLYNKLSGHDNLLFAARLRLDRPSAARAVGQLEDEFEIGPYAALPMERCSAGMRARVTVARALLGDPAALVLDEPGRSLDEQARALLWAALDRRPGLACVLVSHHREDQERCQRTLTFPVRR, from the coding sequence GTGCTCAGCCTTCGCGGCGCATCCCGCTGGTTCGGACGGCACCCGGTCTTCACCGGCCTCGATCTGGACGTGCCAGCGGGAACACGACTGCTCGTGACCGGGGGCAATGGTTCCGGGAAGACCACACTGCTGCGCTGCCTCGCGGGCGCGCTGTCGCTGACCGGGGGCGAGGCGACCGTCGGCGGCCAGCCGGCCGGCTCCCGCGCGGCCCGGCGGCTGCTGGCCGCCTGCCTCAGCCCCGAGCAGTGCCTCTACAACAAGCTTTCTGGCCACGACAACCTGCTGTTCGCCGCCCGGCTGCGGCTCGACCGCCCGAGCGCCGCCCGGGCCGTCGGGCAGCTCGAGGACGAGTTCGAGATCGGACCGTACGCCGCGCTGCCGATGGAACGCTGCTCGGCCGGGATGCGGGCCCGGGTGACGGTGGCCCGTGCCCTGCTCGGCGACCCGGCGGCGCTGGTCCTCGACGAGCCCGGCCGCTCCCTCGACGAGCAGGCGAGGGCGCTGCTCTGGGCCGCCCTCGACCGCCGCCCCGGGTTGGCCTGCGTGCTGGTGTCCCACCACCGGGAGGACCAGGAGCGGTGCCAGCGGACCCTCACCTTTCCGGTGCGACGGTGA
- a CDS encoding lasso RiPP family leader peptide-containing protein, which yields MKNRVNRPSPRIPTGREYQAPRVWRLGTLAELTQGGTLPIGDGVGGSGASI from the coding sequence ATGAAAAACCGCGTTAACCGGCCATCTCCCCGGATCCCGACCGGCCGCGAGTACCAGGCTCCGCGTGTGTGGCGTCTCGGCACCCTCGCGGAACTCACCCAGGGCGGGACGCTGCCCATCGGCGACGGCGTCGGTGGCTCCGGGGCCTCCATCTGA
- a CDS encoding GNAT family N-acetyltransferase: MLEAMGAPVGDATAPWRAAALDWFTRSLSDPQTFAAFVIEDAEHGIVSNASGLCDRHAPGPGNPGGLRGHVFNISTVPHARGRGHARDCLNALLRWFADDTTVSVVDLNATPGGERLYRTLGFAPPRHPALQLRRDQM; the protein is encoded by the coding sequence ATGCTGGAGGCGATGGGGGCACCCGTCGGCGACGCCACGGCGCCATGGCGGGCCGCTGCCCTGGACTGGTTCACCCGTTCGCTGAGCGACCCGCAGACGTTCGCCGCATTCGTGATCGAAGACGCCGAACACGGCATCGTCAGCAACGCCTCCGGCCTCTGCGATCGGCACGCGCCAGGTCCCGGCAATCCGGGAGGCCTGCGTGGTCACGTATTCAACATCAGCACCGTGCCCCACGCCCGCGGACGTGGCCACGCCCGAGACTGCCTGAACGCCCTCCTCCGCTGGTTCGCCGACGACACCACGGTCAGCGTGGTGGACCTCAACGCCACCCCGGGCGGCGAACGCCTCTACCGCACCCTCGGATTCGCACCGCCACGGCACCCCGCCCTGCAACTGCGCCGCGACCAGATGTAG
- a CDS encoding helix-turn-helix domain-containing protein encodes MAELDADRFLTVQEVADILRVSRWSVGRYIGAGALEAIKSDGPNGSVRIPLRSLRAYIEAHTITIAEGGRGESPRAGEGADPAHRPDAPHG; translated from the coding sequence ATGGCGGAGCTGGACGCGGACCGTTTCCTGACCGTCCAAGAGGTCGCGGACATCCTCCGGGTCTCCCGGTGGAGCGTCGGGCGCTACATCGGGGCCGGAGCGCTGGAGGCGATCAAGAGCGACGGGCCGAATGGCAGCGTCCGCATTCCGCTCCGGAGTCTCCGCGCCTACATCGAGGCCCACACCATCACAATCGCGGAAGGGGGGCGCGGTGAGTCACCCCGTGCCGGCGAGGGCGCCGATCCGGCGCACCGCCCGGATGCCCCTCACGGCTGA
- a CDS encoding helix-turn-helix domain-containing protein: protein MTQGPERGVAYDFWWRVRTEQGARGWTDEELRARTGVARTTVDRLQAGRRPPTARVVNALAEALDIDLTEAHRLAGRTPAPPVACTDEDGGPRVSAREAVRRDPTFTDQQRRTLLDLLDIFEQANRGRRA from the coding sequence GTGACTCAGGGGCCTGAAAGGGGCGTAGCGTACGACTTCTGGTGGCGCGTTCGCACCGAGCAGGGCGCGCGCGGTTGGACGGACGAGGAGCTACGCGCCCGGACCGGCGTCGCCCGCACGACGGTCGACCGCCTCCAGGCCGGCAGGCGACCGCCCACCGCCCGCGTCGTCAACGCCCTCGCGGAGGCCCTCGACATCGACCTCACCGAGGCGCACCGGCTCGCCGGCCGCACGCCGGCCCCGCCGGTCGCCTGCACCGACGAGGACGGCGGGCCCCGGGTGAGCGCCCGCGAGGCGGTCCGGCGCGACCCGACCTTCACCGACCAGCAGCGCAGGACGCTGCTGGACCTGCTCGACATCTTCGAGCAGGCCAACCGCGGCCGCCGGGCCTGA